A window from Micromonospora profundi encodes these proteins:
- a CDS encoding putative bifunctional diguanylate cyclase/phosphodiesterase — translation MARRDQRRKSTDHAWLITGPLALLAVLCCTAISVISDEPFGNWGLAFLIFLAMAGISIPVLNFVVRRQSVGVTLTEIPLVVALFFLPPLTVVLIYTLASLIWSATQRFPPAKFWFNVAKAAAATSIASLLLLRLPSLDDVGPGTWGSLFLAVNTITLVSLISVVGVHVLLQGWQAGREALRTTPSVFLTTSINASVGLLVLIALEATWWSALLLAALFAALALVYRSYAQFFRQHRTLTGMYDLARLITTSGADAALADVLLDRVRALMQAESATLWLPAQGRHPEVLLTARVDTPGLLDVAPTPAILRVRARDLAKTLSMGRLLGDESALRREISAREIKDVIVVPLRSGQAVIGTLEVANRLSDIGHFAPGDIPIFETVAAHAAVALENSRLVDRLRHDAYHDTLTRLPNRRRIIAALDESAKIGAPDEVVALLLFDVDGLRQVNESLGHAAGDKVLVEVANRLRASAPSSALVGRVGGDEFLVTLRLESAEAALELAGQLRDQIRDEMVFDALTLDVNTAVGVAVHPDHGSDAATLLLRVDLAATAAKSVPGSVQLFNPALESRSLRRLGLAGDLRRALDQNELEVYFQPKVTLRDRRLVGVECLARWEHPTHGTVAPEDFVAVAEHTGQLSRLTEVVLREGLRRSRDWAQADQALPIAVNLAARTLTDRHFPDRVQELLTEYGVPAQRLTLEITEAGVLDGTDRPIPTLHRLRDLGVRLSVDDFGTGDSSLAHLRRLPVHEVKVDRSFVQGMATDPGDLAIVNAVVTLSQQFGLAVVAEGVESELTLELLQDIGCEIGQGFLFSRPLPYERLAAWFGAQADPEATSGTELPRLRVVP, via the coding sequence GGTGCTGAACTTCGTCGTCCGCCGGCAGTCGGTGGGCGTGACGCTCACCGAGATCCCCCTCGTCGTGGCGTTGTTCTTCCTGCCGCCGCTGACCGTTGTCCTGATCTACACGCTCGCCTCGTTGATCTGGAGCGCCACGCAGCGCTTCCCACCGGCGAAGTTCTGGTTCAACGTCGCAAAGGCCGCAGCGGCCACGTCGATTGCCAGCCTGCTGCTCCTGCGGCTGCCGTCACTTGACGACGTGGGCCCCGGCACCTGGGGCAGCCTCTTCCTCGCGGTGAACACCATCACCCTGGTCAGCCTTATCTCGGTTGTCGGCGTCCATGTGCTCCTGCAGGGCTGGCAGGCGGGCCGGGAGGCACTGCGGACCACACCGTCGGTGTTCCTCACCACCTCGATCAACGCGTCCGTCGGTCTGCTCGTCCTGATCGCGCTGGAAGCGACGTGGTGGTCGGCGTTGCTGCTGGCTGCCCTCTTCGCCGCTCTTGCCCTGGTCTACCGGTCCTACGCCCAGTTCTTCCGGCAGCACCGCACCCTCACCGGCATGTACGACCTGGCCCGGCTGATCACCACAAGCGGTGCCGACGCGGCACTCGCCGATGTCCTGCTCGACCGGGTTCGTGCCCTCATGCAGGCGGAGTCCGCCACCCTCTGGCTGCCCGCTCAGGGCCGGCATCCGGAGGTGCTGTTGACGGCCCGGGTCGACACACCGGGGTTGCTGGACGTCGCTCCGACGCCGGCGATCCTGCGGGTACGGGCGCGGGATCTCGCGAAGACGTTGTCGATGGGGCGTCTGCTCGGCGACGAGAGCGCCCTGCGCCGCGAGATCAGCGCCCGCGAGATCAAAGACGTGATCGTGGTGCCGCTGCGCTCCGGGCAGGCCGTGATCGGCACCCTGGAGGTGGCGAACCGGCTCAGCGACATCGGCCACTTCGCCCCCGGCGACATCCCCATCTTCGAGACGGTGGCGGCGCACGCGGCGGTCGCGCTGGAAAATTCGCGGCTTGTCGACCGGCTGCGGCACGACGCCTACCACGACACGTTGACGCGGCTGCCCAACCGCCGCCGGATCATCGCGGCGCTTGACGAGTCGGCCAAGATCGGGGCGCCCGACGAGGTGGTGGCGCTGCTGCTGTTCGACGTCGACGGGCTGCGTCAGGTAAACGAATCCCTCGGCCACGCGGCCGGCGACAAGGTTCTCGTCGAGGTCGCCAACCGGTTGCGGGCCAGTGCGCCGTCGTCGGCCCTGGTCGGCCGGGTCGGCGGTGACGAGTTCCTGGTGACGCTGCGTCTGGAGAGCGCCGAAGCGGCGTTGGAGTTGGCCGGTCAACTGCGCGACCAGATCCGCGACGAAATGGTCTTCGACGCGCTCACCCTCGACGTGAACACGGCGGTCGGTGTCGCCGTACACCCGGATCATGGCAGCGATGCCGCGACCCTGCTGCTGCGGGTCGATTTGGCGGCGACGGCCGCCAAGTCGGTGCCGGGCAGCGTGCAGCTGTTCAACCCGGCCCTGGAGTCCCGGTCGTTGCGCCGGTTGGGCCTCGCCGGCGACCTGCGCCGGGCACTGGACCAGAACGAGCTGGAGGTCTACTTCCAGCCCAAGGTGACATTGCGTGACCGGCGGCTGGTCGGCGTGGAGTGCCTGGCCCGGTGGGAGCATCCCACCCACGGCACTGTCGCCCCCGAGGACTTCGTGGCGGTGGCGGAGCACACCGGCCAGCTGAGCCGGCTCACCGAGGTGGTGCTCCGCGAGGGGTTGCGGCGGAGCCGGGACTGGGCCCAGGCCGACCAGGCGCTGCCCATCGCTGTCAACCTCGCCGCCCGAACGCTCACCGACCGGCACTTCCCGGATCGGGTGCAGGAGCTGTTGACCGAGTACGGCGTGCCGGCGCAGCGCCTCACCCTGGAGATCACCGAGGCAGGGGTGCTGGACGGCACCGACAGGCCCATTCCGACACTGCACCGGCTGCGCGATCTCGGCGTCCGGCTGTCGGTGGACGACTTCGGCACCGGCGACTCGTCGCTCGCCCACCTACGCCGGCTGCCCGTGCACGAGGTGAAGGTGGACCGCTCCTTCGTGCAGGGCATGGCGACCGACCCGGGCGACCTGGCGATCGTCAACGCGGTGGTGACGCTCTCCCAGCAGTTCGGCCTGGCCGTGGTCGCGGAGGGCGTGGAGAGCGAGCTGACCTTGGAGCTTCTCCAGGACATCGGCTGTGAGATAGGTCAGGGCTTCCTGTTCAGCCGGCCGCTGCCGTACGAGCGGCTGGCAGCCTGGTTCGGCGCCCAGGCCGACCCGGAAGCGACCTCCGGCACGGAGCTTCCGCGCCTTCGTGTCGTGCCCTGA
- the rplK gene encoding 50S ribosomal protein L11, with the protein MPPKKKLVKTFTLQLPAGQATPAPPVGPALGQHGVNIMEFCKSYNAQTESQRGDIVPAEISVYEDRSFTFVLKTPPAARLLIKAAGVQKGSGVPQSEKVGSVSRAQLREIAEKKMADLNANDLDQAEKIIAGTARSMGITVND; encoded by the coding sequence ATGCCTCCGAAGAAGAAGCTCGTCAAGACGTTCACGCTTCAGCTGCCGGCGGGCCAGGCCACGCCGGCGCCGCCGGTCGGCCCCGCGCTCGGCCAGCACGGCGTGAACATCATGGAGTTCTGCAAGTCCTACAACGCGCAGACCGAGTCCCAGCGGGGCGACATCGTCCCCGCCGAGATCAGCGTGTACGAGGACCGGTCCTTCACCTTCGTGCTGAAGACCCCGCCCGCCGCCCGGCTGCTGATCAAGGCTGCCGGTGTGCAGAAGGGCTCGGGCGTTCCGCAGAGCGAGAAGGTCGGCTCGGTCAGCCGCGCCCAGCTGCGTGAGATCGCCGAGAAGAAGATGGCCGACCTCAACGCCAACGACCTGGACCAGGCCGAGAAGATCATCGCCGGCACCGCCCGGTCGATGGGCATCACCGTCAACGACTGA
- a CDS encoding MaoC family dehydratase N-terminal domain-containing protein translates to MSLDPSFVGRTYPPTAPYQVGREKIREFATAIGATDRAYHDPAAAQALGHPDVVAPPTFPVIVAGAANQQIFEDPALGVDYSRVVHGDQRFAYTRPVVAGDELVCTSTIEDVTTRGGHGFLTTRTDVSTVAGEPVVAVWTKIVVRGEA, encoded by the coding sequence ATGTCTCTGGACCCTTCCTTCGTCGGCCGGACGTATCCGCCGACGGCCCCCTATCAGGTGGGCCGAGAAAAGATCCGTGAGTTCGCCACCGCCATCGGCGCCACCGATCGGGCCTACCACGACCCAGCGGCTGCCCAGGCCCTGGGCCATCCGGACGTGGTCGCCCCGCCGACCTTCCCGGTGATCGTCGCGGGAGCGGCGAACCAGCAGATCTTCGAGGACCCGGCGTTGGGCGTCGACTACAGCCGCGTGGTGCACGGTGACCAGCGTTTCGCGTACACCAGGCCGGTCGTGGCGGGCGACGAGCTGGTCTGCACGAGCACCATCGAGGACGTCACCACCCGGGGCGGGCACGGCTTCCTGACCACCCGCACCGACGTGAGCACCGTCGCCGGCGAGCCGGTGGTCGCCGTCTGGACCAAGATCGTCGTACGCGGGGAGGCCTGA
- the nusG gene encoding transcription termination/antitermination protein NusG yields the protein MPEYDETAGPVDEQSTVATAAGDESVEAASEPEFPTTEPAPDEEYDPVAELRQKLRYAPGDWYVVHSYAGYENKVKTNLETRITSLDMEDFIYQVEVPTREEVEVKNGKRSQIQAKVFPGYILVRMELTAESYSCVRNTPGVTGFVGATDRADRPAPLSLDEVLKWLAPAVETEQKKAKPEVKVLDFEVGDSVTVTDGAFASLPATISEINADQQKLKVLVSIFGRETPVELNFNQVAKI from the coding sequence GTGCCTGAGTACGACGAGACCGCCGGACCGGTGGACGAGCAGTCCACCGTCGCGACGGCGGCTGGTGACGAGTCGGTTGAGGCCGCCAGCGAGCCGGAGTTCCCCACCACCGAGCCAGCGCCGGACGAGGAGTACGACCCGGTCGCCGAGTTGAGGCAGAAGCTGCGCTACGCCCCGGGCGACTGGTACGTGGTGCACTCGTACGCCGGCTACGAGAACAAGGTGAAGACCAACCTCGAGACCCGGATCACGAGCCTCGACATGGAGGACTTCATCTACCAGGTCGAGGTGCCGACCCGGGAAGAGGTCGAGGTCAAGAACGGTAAGCGTTCCCAGATCCAGGCCAAGGTCTTCCCGGGCTACATCCTGGTCCGGATGGAGTTGACCGCCGAGTCCTACTCCTGTGTCCGCAACACCCCGGGTGTGACCGGCTTCGTCGGCGCGACGGACCGGGCTGACCGGCCCGCGCCGCTCTCGCTCGACGAGGTGCTGAAGTGGCTGGCGCCGGCGGTCGAGACCGAACAGAAGAAGGCGAAGCCGGAGGTCAAGGTCCTCGACTTCGAGGTCGGCGACTCCGTCACCGTCACCGACGGCGCGTTCGCCTCGCTGCCGGCCACGATCAGCGAGATCAACGCCGACCAGCAGAAGCTCAAGGTGCTGGTGTCGATCTTCGGTCGGGAAACCCCGGTGGAGCTCAACTTCAACCAGGTCGCCAAGATCTGA
- the rplA gene encoding 50S ribosomal protein L1, whose amino-acid sequence MQRSKSYRKAADVIDRSKLYTPAEAVKLAKETTNVKFDATVEVAMRLGVDPRKADQMVRGTVNLPHGTGKTARVIVFAGGAKAEEAVAAGADEVGTDELVARIQGGWLDFDAAIATPDQMAKIGRIARILGPRGLMPNPKTGTVTMDVTKAVQDIKGGKITFRVDKHSNLHLIIGKASFTETQLVDNYAAVLDEVLRAKPSAAKGKYLRKVILTTTMGPGVPVDPNLVKNLTEDSAEA is encoded by the coding sequence ATGCAGCGCAGCAAGAGCTACCGCAAGGCCGCCGACGTCATCGACCGGTCGAAGCTGTACACCCCCGCCGAGGCCGTGAAGCTGGCCAAGGAGACCACCAACGTCAAGTTCGACGCCACGGTCGAGGTCGCCATGCGCCTCGGCGTCGACCCCCGCAAGGCGGACCAGATGGTCCGCGGCACGGTCAACCTGCCGCACGGCACCGGTAAGACCGCCCGCGTGATCGTCTTCGCCGGCGGCGCGAAGGCCGAAGAGGCTGTCGCGGCGGGTGCTGACGAGGTGGGCACCGACGAGCTGGTCGCCCGCATCCAGGGTGGTTGGCTCGACTTCGACGCGGCGATCGCCACGCCGGACCAGATGGCCAAGATCGGCCGGATCGCGCGGATCCTGGGCCCGCGCGGTCTCATGCCGAACCCGAAAACCGGCACGGTGACCATGGACGTCACCAAGGCGGTGCAGGACATCAAGGGCGGCAAGATCACCTTCCGGGTGGACAAGCACTCCAACCTGCACCTGATCATCGGCAAGGCCTCCTTCACGGAGACCCAGCTGGTGGACAACTACGCGGCGGTGCTCGACGAGGTCCTGCGGGCCAAGCCGTCCGCGGCCAAGGGCAAGTACCTCCGCAAGGTCATCCTCACCACCACGATGGGCCCGGGCGTTCCGGTCGACCCGAACCTGGTGAAGAACCTTACTGAGGACTCGGCCGAGGCCTGA
- the rplJ gene encoding 50S ribosomal protein L10, with the protein MADKPIRADKATAVAELTESFRSAGATVLTEYRGLTVSQLTQLRRSLGAETSYTVAKNTLAKRAATDAGITGLDELFSGPTALTFVSGDVVEAAKGLRDFAKANPKLVIKGGVFEGKAISAAEVTKLADLESREVLLAKLAGAMKGNLSKAAALFQAPLSKAARAAAALADKKREQEGAEAA; encoded by the coding sequence ATGGCGGACAAGCCGATCCGGGCCGACAAGGCCACGGCCGTCGCTGAGCTGACCGAGAGCTTCCGCAGCGCGGGCGCTACCGTGCTGACCGAGTACCGGGGTCTGACGGTCTCCCAGCTCACCCAGCTGCGGCGCTCGCTCGGTGCCGAGACCAGCTACACGGTCGCGAAGAACACGCTGGCGAAGCGTGCTGCGACGGACGCAGGCATCACCGGCCTCGACGAGCTGTTCTCCGGTCCTACCGCGCTGACTTTCGTTTCGGGCGACGTCGTCGAGGCGGCGAAGGGCCTTCGCGACTTCGCGAAGGCCAACCCGAAGCTCGTCATCAAGGGCGGTGTCTTCGAGGGCAAGGCCATTTCCGCGGCCGAGGTCACGAAGCTTGCCGACCTGGAGTCCCGTGAGGTGCTGCTGGCCAAGCTGGCCGGCGCGATGAAGGGCAACCTGAGCAAGGCCGCGGCCCTGTTCCAGGCTCCGCTCTCCAAGGCCGCCCGCGCGGCGGCCGCCCTGGCGGACAAGAAGCGCGAGCAGGAGGGCGCCGAGGCGGCCTGA
- a CDS encoding ABC transporter ATP-binding protein, producing MRLENVWLRYHRRGPWVLRGVDARIGPGEVAVVLGRNGVGKSTLLQVAAGVLRPGRGRVADRPARVGWVPERFPADQPFTVARYLTGMARMAGLGRAAADEAVTAWTQRLGLGAMQTVRLPELSKGTAQKVGLAQAMLRRPGLLVLDEPWEGLDAATRELVPELIDEVLAGGGSVLVSDHRGETVRLPGARRLSVADGSLTEETPPADETFAVVEVAVPAARVAGTVARLRADGHQILRVRADTSIATAQLQPAVPAIRPAAGSASEQPGGATAVVEPAAGEAQ from the coding sequence ATGCGGTTGGAGAACGTCTGGTTGCGGTACCACCGGCGTGGCCCGTGGGTGCTGCGGGGCGTGGACGCGCGGATCGGCCCGGGTGAGGTAGCAGTCGTGCTGGGCCGCAACGGGGTGGGCAAATCGACGCTTCTCCAGGTGGCCGCCGGCGTGCTCCGGCCGGGCCGGGGCCGCGTCGCCGACCGACCCGCCCGGGTGGGCTGGGTGCCGGAACGCTTCCCTGCCGACCAGCCCTTCACAGTGGCCCGCTACCTGACCGGCATGGCACGGATGGCCGGCCTGGGCCGGGCGGCCGCCGACGAGGCGGTGACGGCCTGGACGCAACGGCTCGGGCTGGGCGCGATGCAGACGGTGCGACTTCCGGAGCTGTCCAAGGGCACCGCGCAGAAGGTGGGCCTCGCCCAGGCGATGCTGCGACGGCCGGGCCTGCTGGTCCTCGACGAACCGTGGGAGGGCCTGGACGCCGCGACACGCGAGCTGGTTCCCGAGCTGATCGACGAGGTGCTGGCCGGCGGCGGCAGCGTCCTGGTCAGTGACCACCGGGGGGAGACGGTCCGGCTGCCGGGCGCGCGACGCTTGTCGGTGGCCGACGGCTCGCTGACCGAGGAGACGCCGCCTGCAGACGAGACGTTCGCTGTGGTCGAGGTCGCGGTGCCGGCCGCGCGGGTCGCCGGCACCGTCGCCCGGTTGCGCGCCGACGGCCACCAGATTCTTCGGGTACGCGCCGACACCTCCATCGCCACAGCCCAGCTCCAACCCGCTGTGCCAGCGATCCGACCGGCTGCTGGGTCGGCATCCGAGCAGCCCGGCGGCGCCACTGCAGTGGTCGAGCCGGCGGCGGGGGAGGCGCAGTGA
- the rplL gene encoding 50S ribosomal protein L7/L12, whose product MAKLSTDELLDAFKEMTLIELSEFVKQFEDTFEVTAAAPVAVAAAGGAPAAAEAEPEKDEFDVVLEADGGKKIQVIKVVRELTGLGLKEAKDAVESAPKAILEKVNKETAEKAKAKLEGEGAKVTLK is encoded by the coding sequence ATGGCGAAGCTCAGCACCGACGAGCTGCTCGACGCGTTCAAGGAGATGACGCTGATCGAGCTCTCTGAGTTCGTGAAGCAGTTCGAGGACACCTTCGAGGTCACCGCTGCGGCCCCGGTCGCCGTGGCCGCCGCCGGTGGGGCTCCGGCCGCCGCCGAGGCCGAGCCGGAGAAGGACGAGTTCGACGTCGTCCTCGAGGCTGACGGTGGCAAGAAGATCCAGGTCATCAAGGTCGTGCGCGAGCTGACCGGCCTGGGCCTCAAGGAGGCCAAGGACGCGGTCGAGTCCGCGCCGAAGGCCATCCTGGAGAAGGTCAACAAGGAGACCGCCGAGAAGGCCAAGGCCAAGCTCGAGGGCGAAGGCGCCAAGGTCACCCTCAAGTGA
- a CDS encoding MaoC family dehydratase has product MDLPAKTFRVTRADLVRYAGASGDFNPIHWSDRFATKVGLPGVIAHGMFTMALVGRAVTEWAGAPDAVVEYGVRFTRPVVVPDDDEGTEIEVSAVVREVTEDGLTRLDVTATCLGEKVLAQARATIRTAR; this is encoded by the coding sequence ATGGATTTGCCAGCCAAGACGTTCCGGGTGACCCGTGCCGACCTGGTCCGCTACGCGGGCGCCTCGGGGGACTTCAACCCGATCCACTGGAGCGACAGGTTCGCCACGAAGGTGGGGCTGCCCGGTGTGATCGCGCACGGCATGTTCACCATGGCGCTTGTCGGTCGGGCGGTCACCGAGTGGGCCGGCGCGCCCGACGCGGTGGTCGAGTACGGCGTGCGGTTCACCCGGCCCGTTGTGGTCCCTGACGACGACGAGGGGACCGAGATCGAGGTGTCCGCGGTGGTCCGCGAGGTGACCGAGGACGGCCTCACCCGGCTCGATGTGACCGCCACCTGTCTGGGCGAGAAGGTGCTCGCGCAGGCGCGGGCGACCATCCGGACGGCACGCTGA
- the rpmG gene encoding 50S ribosomal protein L33 gives MAKATDVRPKITLACVECKERNYITRKNRRNDPDRIELKKFCPRDGRHTVHRETR, from the coding sequence GTGGCGAAGGCTACCGATGTCCGGCCGAAGATCACTTTGGCGTGTGTGGAGTGCAAGGAGCGCAACTACATCACGCGCAAGAACCGCCGGAACGACCCCGACCGCATCGAGCTGAAGAAGTTCTGCCCGCGTGACGGTCGGCACACCGTTCACCGCGAGACCCGCTGA
- the secE gene encoding preprotein translocase subunit SecE translates to MADNKRRGDDDGDDRLDDEIVDEAADDDATSAEDEPVSRGGTATRSRARAESADSRPTTRSETSRVGVFGRIARFFREVVAELRKVIWPTRKELLTYTGVVVTFVAVMLTIVALLDYGFAKVVLFVFGNSD, encoded by the coding sequence GTGGCCGACAACAAGCGGCGCGGCGACGACGACGGCGACGATCGTCTGGACGACGAGATCGTCGACGAGGCAGCCGACGACGACGCCACCAGCGCGGAGGACGAGCCGGTCTCCCGGGGTGGCACCGCAACGCGGTCCCGCGCCCGGGCCGAGTCGGCGGACAGCCGGCCGACCACCCGGTCGGAAACGTCTCGGGTAGGCGTGTTCGGCCGCATCGCCCGGTTTTTCCGCGAGGTCGTTGCCGAACTGCGTAAGGTCATCTGGCCGACGCGCAAGGAGCTGCTGACCTACACCGGAGTGGTGGTGACGTTCGTCGCGGTGATGCTGACGATCGTGGCCCTGCTGGACTACGGGTTCGCCAAGGTCGTGTTGTTTGTCTTCGGCAACTCGGACTGA